One genomic region from Spirosoma sp. KCTC 42546 encodes:
- a CDS encoding putative phage abortive infection protein, with product MNYNLVRNIAWGLLGFGISIFIYFVVSSKIDNLQIWSSNKIDFGITGQFGDFIGGVVGTLFSLSGTLLIFLTFQEQKEQNYKESIRNNIDGFESTFFELIKLHRENINELSYTRYDEIDTINGELSSMRTATSRKVFKMIFQQFIECFNEIKNYPINDIDSEILTKPYKEKLKKIIAKVNPDINLHEMAYIDIAYSIIYYGIGSEGESILKSNFSNRYEKGYINNLLNYIKLKPRQENKQLFGEWVKLKVLKDVEFKNKLAEYIKTDNMSLLSTNASETKDVPSLLNNNYIKYYGGHQHRLGHYFRHLFQSYKYLNTSTVLSEKQKYFYGKMLRAQLSTYEQALLFINSISSLGMKWEFTPDTSDLSVPNPKPNENIVRTDLITTYHLIKNLPGTHIENFVYKTYYPNVKYETEE from the coding sequence ATGAATTATAACTTGGTTAGAAATATAGCATGGGGATTATTAGGCTTTGGCATTTCCATATTTATCTATTTTGTTGTGTCATCAAAAATTGACAATCTTCAAATATGGAGTAGCAATAAAATAGATTTTGGTATAACAGGGCAGTTTGGCGATTTTATTGGTGGTGTTGTAGGAACCCTATTTTCACTATCAGGGACTTTACTGATTTTCTTAACATTTCAAGAACAAAAAGAGCAAAATTATAAGGAGTCAATTCGAAACAATATTGACGGATTCGAGTCAACTTTTTTTGAGTTAATAAAATTGCACAGAGAAAATATCAACGAATTGAGTTATACAAGATATGATGAGATTGATACTATAAATGGCGAATTAAGCTCAATGCGAACTGCAACAAGCAGGAAAGTGTTTAAAATGATATTTCAGCAATTTATTGAATGTTTTAATGAAATAAAAAACTACCCAATTAATGATATTGATAGCGAAATATTAACAAAACCTTATAAAGAAAAACTGAAAAAAATTATAGCCAAAGTCAATCCTGATATTAATTTGCACGAAATGGCTTATATTGACATAGCCTATTCCATAATTTATTATGGAATAGGCTCAGAAGGAGAATCTATTTTAAAAAGTAATTTTTCAAATAGATATGAAAAGGGCTATATAAATAACTTATTAAACTATATTAAATTAAAGCCTAGGCAGGAGAATAAGCAGCTTTTTGGCGAATGGGTTAAGCTAAAGGTCTTAAAAGACGTAGAATTTAAAAATAAGTTAGCAGAATATATTAAAACTGATAATATGAGTTTATTGTCAACTAATGCCTCGGAAACTAAGGATGTGCCTTCACTATTAAATAACAACTATATAAAATATTATGGAGGTCATCAACATAGATTAGGTCATTATTTTAGGCATTTATTTCAAAGCTATAAATATTTAAACACGTCCACAGTTTTGAGTGAAAAACAAAAGTACTTTTATGGGAAAATGCTTAGAGCCCAATTATCTACATACGAACAAGCCTTATTGTTTATAAACAGTATTTCAAGTTTAGGAATGAAGTGGGAATTTACCCCAGATACCTCAGATTTATCTGTACCCAATCCCAAACCTAATGAAAATATCGTTAGAACCGACTTAATTACTACTTACCATTTAATAAAAAACTTGCCCGGCACTCATATTGAAAATTTTGTCTATAAAACTTACTACCCAAATGTTAAATACGAAACTGAGGAATAA
- a CDS encoding helix-turn-helix domain-containing protein, whose amino-acid sequence MSEITEQVGQLIREARKAKGMTQQEMADKLGISKSAYSRYESGSQNITIVTLQKIGEVLGLGLIVRYQ is encoded by the coding sequence ATGTCAGAGATCACAGAGCAGGTAGGGCAGTTGATACGGGAGGCTAGGAAGGCCAAGGGAATGACCCAACAAGAAATGGCTGATAAATTAGGTATCTCCAAATCTGCATATAGTAGATATGAAAGTGGTAGTCAGAATATAACTATTGTGACTTTGCAAAAAATCGGGGAGGTTTTAGGATTGGGCCTAATTGTACGCTATCAATAA
- a CDS encoding ABC transporter substrate-binding protein, with product MDIATFVGIVGVAIAVLAWLKPKSPILTTPKTPVNSVHVDILTHVKETKILRVGYCHYPPFCYSTVDDVEKHDGLYINLLRAFCQTQGIEAQFEQIRFSSSIDYLLADKADILLSIFQTPKRSRSVDFTAFLHTVSVSGIVRKTENRITSQSDLLQYPLTFVVCRGEIGHELLETSIKISPSKVTVIDTSNIADIVAFVAAKKADIAIADSLSCQHALDARGAEGPLLKPVLRRRPLYLCQNGIMLPLNQEKLSDWLDKGLKSQLKLPEFQIMENDLLEKYNGIISKI from the coding sequence ATGGATATTGCAACGTTTGTTGGTATAGTAGGTGTCGCAATAGCAGTATTAGCATGGCTTAAGCCCAAAAGTCCAATTTTAACAACCCCGAAAACTCCAGTTAATTCTGTCCATGTAGATATTTTAACACATGTAAAGGAGACTAAAATATTACGTGTAGGTTACTGCCACTATCCTCCCTTTTGCTATTCCACCGTAGATGATGTTGAAAAACATGACGGCCTATATATCAATCTTCTTCGGGCATTTTGTCAAACTCAAGGTATCGAAGCTCAATTTGAACAGATACGTTTTTCATCCTCTATAGACTATTTACTCGCCGATAAAGCTGATATTTTGTTATCAATTTTTCAAACTCCGAAACGTAGCCGAAGTGTAGATTTTACCGCTTTCTTACATACGGTGTCTGTATCTGGTATAGTACGCAAAACAGAGAATAGAATCACCTCACAGTCAGATTTATTACAGTATCCCCTCACCTTTGTCGTCTGTAGAGGTGAGATTGGGCATGAACTTTTAGAGACGTCTATAAAGATCAGTCCGAGTAAAGTTACTGTAATAGATACAAGCAACATCGCTGATATCGTTGCCTTTGTTGCGGCTAAAAAGGCAGATATAGCTATTGCAGATAGCTTATCTTGCCAGCATGCATTAGATGCAAGAGGAGCAGAAGGTCCTCTTCTTAAGCCAGTTCTGCGAAGGCGCCCATTATATCTTTGCCAAAATGGGATAATGTTACCCTTAAACCAAGAAAAACTCTCAGATTGGCTGGATAAAGGACTTAAATCGCAATTAAAATTACCAGAGTTCCAAATAATGGAAAATGATTTACTTGAAAAGTATAATGGGATAATATCAAAGATTTAA
- a CDS encoding tape measure protein: protein MERRILGLSTTAVRETGKIDDSFKNLGRLAAGAFAFAGLSELPQQLIRVRGEVQALEVAYTVLLGSKSKADAFLKQGIEFAAKTPFELDEIAKAQKLMLAYGFSVQSIIPTLTTLGDIAAGTGSNLLELVAAYGQIKTQGIAQQDDLNKLIERGINLTPELSRLLKVNESDIRQMVASGKIGFKEVEQAITSLVDGTGKLNFGGLMAEQAKSLTGLTSNLADAWKGMLNQIGKDNQDLLVSIISGATDIVESYEQILGPLKILIATYGAYKSAIALTAIVQAAANIAGNVQAWLSLATTIRSAKDAQIAFNLATSANPWVLAATAIIALTTAIIVYKKELTATQQIEQDLREARESANAQTDTERAKIEQLKTTINNEKLSRDARNKALRDLIALSPEHLSALTLDSIKTQAGTKSINEYVDALKRKYEQQELDRKFTESFQRESQAKAGKNEIGFVDKAMLYLSQAGSEGTFDAAKAITEQNRKLNADKAKQEQDYREQLKLEQQALDETANATVKAETTKQAVRAVTIKQLDEAISAHKEQLSLENSDAKNATIQRQINTLEAQRRRLTGEKTKSEKDADKVGPFGSISYYESISKKMDELIQKTPKTDIAKLNELNAKKLAADQQAEEVRKKLAVKSFDEELAEKQKQYELYTQWVEAYGKEASDRQFAGLIVSGQSYLDYLNTQIANLENERDNAGLTPGQTGNLGTLLDQRSNIVGKKTALDAFNEGLQKAQQEAGSLSDYLVILNQKQSELFDKKPISKEDFEIRRLVATEIVQTQQQLKDQLNQFLVNYAGSEQQQLAIKKQYDQLRSELDKRYVNNRGQEYKEGLDAINADEKQALEDFQRRQIEQTDEYKNTTKAILAEGEKRQKIEIERQQKLVDKIKSTIGTENELYREALAHLNELNNQAGGTGLQKIIGQYSSYIGQFGQALSQVGGSAGEVGNILVNLASNMDLVNKALKTGADKSQLYGTIIQGVVGIFSAITSAAEKRKKAETDYYQSLINQQQQYNLLLNEQLGLQTKSKGNAFVQDSIGELKDDINQYNDAQLKFQESLKKLQQGRAKEGLKDVLDSKSALELISSGAATGAAIGALVGGIAAPVTAVIGGLVGGIVGGITSLFGGATKKADEFGSLLALYPNLIQKSKDGVDELNVSLAQSLIDNNLLDDSTKALVQTTIEWQKQIDEAHQKITQVISTLAGSLGSDLRDALVGAFEDGTSSAQAFGDSVSKILDNLLSQLIFNQVFSKQFDQLQAELEASVGPNGDNNWVDDFGRFFGKADELTKLFNDGLASAQDAAKQYGLDIFKSTGSKASQGTALSGAIKGVTEETASVLAGQINAIRIGQASVNATMNQQLLALNRIDTNTARLEKTNELLDKMNGTINGLNDGLRAKGIL, encoded by the coding sequence ATGGAAAGAAGAATATTGGGGTTGTCCACTACCGCCGTTCGGGAGACTGGGAAAATTGATGATTCTTTCAAAAACTTGGGCCGGTTGGCCGCGGGTGCATTTGCTTTCGCTGGCTTGTCGGAATTGCCTCAACAATTAATTCGAGTTCGGGGAGAGGTTCAGGCTTTAGAGGTCGCTTACACAGTTTTGTTAGGTAGCAAATCAAAAGCCGATGCATTTTTAAAGCAAGGTATTGAATTTGCCGCCAAAACCCCTTTTGAACTTGATGAGATAGCCAAAGCTCAAAAGTTAATGTTGGCCTACGGGTTCAGTGTGCAGAGTATCATACCTACGCTCACCACATTGGGAGATATTGCGGCTGGCACTGGTTCAAATTTGCTTGAGTTAGTTGCGGCATACGGCCAGATTAAAACGCAGGGAATAGCGCAGCAAGATGACCTTAACAAACTGATAGAGAGGGGTATAAATCTGACTCCAGAATTATCTCGTTTACTAAAGGTAAATGAAAGTGACATAAGGCAAATGGTCGCTTCTGGCAAAATAGGCTTCAAAGAAGTTGAGCAGGCGATCACAAGTCTTGTGGATGGCACAGGCAAGCTCAATTTTGGCGGCTTAATGGCCGAACAGGCCAAATCGCTGACGGGATTAACCTCTAATTTGGCTGATGCCTGGAAAGGCATGCTAAATCAGATTGGCAAGGATAATCAAGACCTTTTGGTGAGTATTATTTCTGGCGCAACTGATATAGTTGAAAGTTATGAGCAAATCTTAGGTCCCTTAAAGATATTAATCGCAACCTATGGGGCCTATAAAAGTGCCATAGCCCTTACAGCTATTGTTCAGGCCGCGGCTAATATTGCGGGAAACGTTCAGGCGTGGCTAAGTCTGGCCACAACGATACGCAGTGCCAAAGATGCTCAGATTGCCTTTAATCTGGCCACCTCTGCTAATCCCTGGGTGTTGGCGGCTACGGCTATTATAGCCCTGACAACGGCCATTATTGTCTATAAAAAGGAGCTAACGGCTACCCAACAGATAGAACAGGATTTGCGGGAAGCCAGAGAAAGTGCAAATGCTCAGACGGATACAGAGCGGGCAAAAATCGAACAGTTAAAAACCACGATTAACAATGAAAAATTAAGTCGAGATGCCCGCAATAAGGCACTCAGGGACTTAATCGCCCTTTCCCCTGAACACCTCAGCGCTTTAACCCTGGATAGCATTAAAACGCAGGCTGGCACGAAGTCTATCAATGAGTATGTCGATGCACTGAAGCGAAAATACGAACAACAGGAACTTGACCGAAAGTTTACGGAATCCTTTCAGCGGGAATCTCAAGCCAAAGCTGGTAAGAATGAAATTGGCTTTGTAGACAAAGCAATGCTTTACCTTAGTCAGGCGGGCAGTGAAGGTACTTTTGATGCAGCAAAAGCAATTACCGAACAGAATAGAAAACTCAATGCTGACAAAGCTAAACAAGAGCAGGATTACCGCGAGCAGTTAAAGTTAGAACAACAGGCTCTGGATGAAACGGCCAATGCTACCGTTAAGGCTGAAACCACGAAGCAAGCCGTTCGGGCGGTAACCATTAAGCAATTAGATGAGGCCATATCGGCCCACAAAGAGCAGTTAAGTCTAGAAAATTCTGATGCCAAAAATGCGACCATACAGCGGCAAATCAATACACTTGAAGCGCAGCGTCGTCGGTTGACGGGTGAAAAAACCAAAAGCGAAAAAGACGCTGACAAGGTCGGCCCCTTTGGTAGTATCTCGTATTATGAGTCCATCAGCAAGAAAATGGATGAACTCATTCAGAAGACTCCAAAAACCGATATTGCTAAACTCAATGAGTTAAATGCCAAAAAACTGGCGGCTGATCAGCAGGCAGAAGAAGTTAGGAAAAAACTGGCCGTAAAATCCTTTGACGAAGAATTAGCCGAAAAGCAAAAGCAATACGAGCTTTATACACAGTGGGTCGAAGCGTACGGAAAAGAGGCTTCCGACAGACAGTTTGCGGGTCTGATCGTATCGGGTCAATCCTATTTAGATTACCTAAACACTCAAATTGCAAACCTTGAAAACGAACGGGATAATGCAGGGCTAACACCCGGTCAGACGGGCAATCTAGGTACCTTGCTTGATCAACGTAGTAACATAGTTGGTAAAAAAACGGCACTTGATGCCTTTAACGAGGGACTACAAAAAGCTCAGCAGGAAGCGGGTAGCCTTTCCGATTACCTTGTTATTCTCAATCAGAAACAAAGTGAGCTATTTGATAAAAAACCAATCTCTAAAGAGGATTTTGAGATTCGGCGGCTAGTGGCCACTGAAATTGTCCAGACCCAACAGCAATTAAAAGACCAGCTCAATCAGTTTCTGGTCAATTATGCAGGTTCGGAACAGCAGCAATTGGCTATTAAAAAACAATATGACCAATTACGTTCTGAGCTGGATAAGCGTTACGTTAACAATCGAGGTCAGGAGTATAAGGAGGGCTTAGATGCTATTAATGCAGACGAAAAGCAGGCACTTGAAGACTTCCAGCGTCGTCAAATCGAACAAACCGACGAATACAAAAACACGACTAAGGCAATTTTAGCTGAGGGTGAAAAACGCCAAAAGATTGAGATAGAAAGGCAGCAAAAACTAGTTGACAAAATAAAATCAACCATTGGCACTGAAAATGAGCTATACAGGGAGGCTCTAGCTCACCTTAACGAATTAAATAATCAGGCTGGCGGAACGGGCTTGCAGAAAATCATTGGCCAGTATTCGTCCTATATCGGGCAATTTGGTCAGGCGCTTTCACAGGTTGGTGGTTCGGCTGGCGAGGTAGGTAACATACTTGTTAACCTAGCCTCTAACATGGATTTGGTTAACAAGGCACTTAAAACGGGTGCTGACAAATCCCAGCTATACGGAACAATCATTCAGGGGGTGGTCGGCATTTTTTCAGCTATCACTAGTGCAGCCGAAAAGCGAAAGAAAGCCGAAACGGATTACTATCAATCGCTCATCAATCAACAACAGCAGTATAATCTACTCCTTAATGAGCAATTGGGATTGCAGACAAAAAGCAAAGGAAATGCCTTTGTTCAGGATAGCATTGGCGAGTTGAAAGATGACATCAATCAATACAATGATGCACAACTAAAATTTCAGGAGTCACTTAAAAAACTGCAACAGGGGAGGGCGAAAGAGGGGCTAAAGGATGTCCTTGATAGTAAATCAGCACTCGAATTGATTAGTTCAGGAGCCGCAACGGGTGCCGCTATCGGTGCGCTTGTTGGTGGTATTGCGGCCCCTGTCACAGCCGTAATAGGTGGCTTGGTGGGTGGAATTGTGGGTGGAATTACCTCACTATTTGGCGGGGCAACCAAAAAGGCAGATGAGTTTGGAAGCCTATTGGCTTTGTACCCTAACCTGATTCAGAAGTCGAAAGATGGAGTAGACGAACTCAATGTCTCCCTTGCTCAGAGTCTTATAGACAATAATTTACTTGACGACAGCACAAAAGCCCTCGTTCAAACCACAATAGAGTGGCAAAAACAAATTGATGAGGCTCACCAAAAAATAACCCAAGTAATCAGCACTTTGGCCGGTTCACTGGGTAGTGATTTGCGTGATGCGCTGGTCGGGGCCTTTGAAGACGGCACTTCATCTGCGCAGGCCTTTGGGGATTCAGTCTCGAAGATTCTGGATAACCTGTTGTCTCAGTTAATCTTTAATCAGGTTTTCTCCAAACAGTTTGATCAGTTACAAGCAGAACTCGAAGCCAGTGTAGGCCCTAACGGGGATAATAACTGGGTGGATGATTTTGGAAGGTTCTTTGGTAAAGCCGATGAGTTGACGAAGCTATTCAACGATGGGTTAGCCTCCGCGCAGGATGCGGCCAAGCAATACGGGCTGGATATTTTTAAGTCAACCGGCTCAAAAGCCAGCCAGGGAACGGCTTTGTCGGGCGCTATCAAAGGCGTAACGGAGGAAACGGCATCTGTGCTGGCGGGTCAGATCAACGCCATTCGGATTGGTCAGGCATCGGTCAATGCGACCATGAACCAGCAGTTACTGGCCCTCAACCGAATCGATACCAACACGGCCCGGCTGGAAAAGACCAATGAACTACTTGATAAGATGAACGGGACGATCAATGGGCTGAATGACGGCCTTCGGGCAAAGGGTATTTTATAA
- a CDS encoding HNH endonuclease, which translates to MSVTGLVKLIRKLPQYEAWKRSVFLRDHFQCQQCGKRNGRKRVIEAHHLMELSTLVRMNGLGTVEDAISCLALWCPDNGHTLCHSCHEQTESYPKSFRKLKKEKKRKNG; encoded by the coding sequence ATGAGTGTTACGGGCTTGGTTAAACTCATTCGCAAATTGCCTCAGTACGAAGCCTGGAAACGAAGTGTGTTTTTGCGTGACCATTTTCAATGTCAACAATGTGGCAAGCGTAACGGGCGTAAGCGAGTGATTGAGGCTCATCACCTGATGGAGTTGTCTACCCTTGTCAGGATGAACGGCCTTGGTACGGTGGAGGATGCTATTAGTTGCTTGGCTTTATGGTGTCCCGACAACGGCCATACCCTATGCCATTCCTGCCATGAGCAGACAGAGAGTTACCCGAAGAGTTTTCGTAAATTAAAGAAGGAAAAGAAGAGGAAAAATGGCTAA
- a CDS encoding helix-turn-helix domain-containing protein — protein MANQCTKANVSNDSIINAYLAGGTIKSVAALFKMSSGIVNRIVNEVGITRQKYNKKKAILTPEIKQQIVAAYLDGNSSLEISKAFDVCTGTVTNIMNEAGYVVTRKHLTDEQKKYILDAYVDGKNSYEIGREIGFSNVIVSKLIRESGIEKRSLYRLSEEQQAQVAIDYENGESSEQIAKRLGVSANTVRDAIRKNGVEIRQVWPKKEVPAGQLFNPNYDPQDLPECSFAGIYKFTNKINGKIYVGQAQDIYQRYYRHRESRNKGLFPNALKKYGIGNFHLEVLERVEDLSRLDEREQYWMDFYQCYDPKKGYNIAKVASSCRGVKRSAEQVEVMRAKLKHFYAHNENPNRGRRASDATRRKISESHIGKTLSPEHRAKLGRPITPERRMALNKGINEKWRKKIAQIDPLSSEVIKVWERIEDIKEELGICIGSVQCACRGKAYDSAIKDYRPKTTHAGFKWQYVD, from the coding sequence ATGGCTAATCAATGCACCAAAGCTAATGTGTCAAATGATTCAATCATTAATGCTTACCTAGCCGGTGGCACAATTAAGTCGGTTGCGGCATTATTTAAAATGAGTAGCGGAATTGTCAACCGAATAGTTAATGAGGTTGGTATTACCAGACAAAAGTATAATAAGAAAAAGGCCATACTTACCCCGGAAATTAAGCAACAAATAGTTGCCGCCTACTTGGATGGAAATTCCAGCCTTGAGATTAGCAAAGCGTTTGATGTGTGTACGGGAACCGTTACGAATATAATGAATGAAGCGGGCTACGTCGTCACTCGTAAGCACCTTACCGATGAACAAAAAAAATACATCTTGGATGCTTACGTTGATGGGAAAAACAGTTACGAAATTGGCAGAGAGATTGGATTTAGTAATGTAATTGTATCTAAGCTTATTCGAGAGTCGGGAATTGAAAAGCGTAGCCTTTACCGCCTTTCCGAGGAACAGCAAGCACAAGTAGCCATTGATTATGAAAATGGCGAATCTTCCGAACAAATAGCCAAGCGTTTAGGGGTATCAGCCAATACTGTTCGGGATGCTATTAGAAAGAATGGTGTTGAGATTCGGCAAGTTTGGCCGAAAAAGGAAGTACCAGCAGGACAACTATTTAATCCTAACTATGACCCGCAAGATTTGCCCGAATGTAGTTTTGCGGGCATCTATAAGTTTACTAATAAGATTAATGGAAAAATTTACGTTGGTCAGGCTCAGGATATTTACCAACGATATTACCGACACCGAGAATCAAGAAATAAAGGATTATTCCCCAATGCCTTAAAAAAGTATGGCATCGGTAATTTTCATCTTGAAGTTTTGGAGCGAGTAGAAGACCTTTCTAGGTTGGATGAACGCGAACAGTATTGGATGGATTTTTACCAATGCTATGACCCTAAAAAAGGCTACAATATCGCTAAGGTTGCCAGTTCGTGCAGGGGCGTCAAAAGGAGTGCCGAACAAGTAGAAGTTATGAGGGCCAAATTAAAACATTTTTATGCTCACAATGAAAACCCAAATAGGGGGCGAAGGGCATCCGATGCGACAAGGCGAAAAATTTCAGAATCTCACATAGGCAAAACCCTTTCGCCCGAACATCGCGCCAAACTTGGCAGGCCAATAACACCCGAAAGGCGAATGGCTCTAAATAAAGGCATAAATGAAAAATGGCGCAAAAAGATTGCCCAAATAGATCCATTGTCTAGTGAAGTCATAAAGGTGTGGGAGCGAATAGAGGATATAAAAGAAGAGTTAGGTATTTGTATTGGTAGTGTGCAGTGTGCTTGCAGAGGCAAGGCTTACGACTCCGCAATAAAAGACTATCGACCAAAAACCACTCATGCTGGTTTTAAATGGCAATATGTTGATTAA
- a CDS encoding response regulator, whose translation MTRHANEWSGSNQQTFSRFYDTYAPKLWGLILRAKLPTSRSERILSSTFKKAWPQLSQQTSTSASTFTWLLTLAYGEGLPPIQPAELMKNDNRSSQPVYVLLAGCCPDDQALLAQSLKTSMPQIEIGFIPTVNQTLQHLQNTSLESRKFPRLLLLNVERADGQSNWPILQQIKVSYRQLPIVLISTDQQGELALQAYDLGVNSFLVKSLDLDEWQKKLDALADYWLSIVTLPNQQKS comes from the coding sequence ATGACACGGCATGCCAACGAATGGTCTGGTTCGAACCAACAGACTTTCTCCCGCTTTTATGATACCTACGCCCCTAAGCTATGGGGCCTTATTCTACGCGCCAAGCTGCCTACTTCGCGGTCCGAACGTATTCTAAGCAGCACCTTCAAGAAGGCTTGGCCACAGCTTAGCCAGCAGACATCAACTAGTGCGTCTACGTTCACCTGGCTGCTCACCTTAGCTTACGGCGAGGGATTGCCGCCTATTCAACCAGCGGAACTCATGAAAAACGACAATCGTTCATCGCAACCTGTATACGTTCTACTGGCAGGCTGTTGCCCCGACGATCAAGCCCTGCTCGCCCAGAGTTTGAAAACCAGTATGCCTCAGATCGAAATTGGCTTTATTCCAACAGTCAATCAGACATTACAGCATTTGCAAAACACGTCGCTTGAATCCAGGAAATTTCCTCGGCTACTGCTATTGAATGTAGAGAGAGCTGATGGCCAGTCCAATTGGCCGATTTTACAACAGATCAAAGTCAGTTATCGTCAATTACCCATTGTGCTTATTAGTACGGATCAACAAGGTGAACTAGCGCTACAAGCCTATGACCTGGGTGTTAATTCATTTTTGGTCAAGTCGTTAGACTTGGATGAATGGCAAAAGAAACTGGATGCGCTTGCCGATTACTGGCTTTCCATTGTTACCTTACCTAATCAACAAAAAAGCTAG
- a CDS encoding antA/AntB antirepressor family protein, translated as MNDLIRITNNEQGSSVVASARELYDFLGFDPSQWSRWSKKNIINNPYGKEGEDWEGFDLVSSGNATKDFHLTVDFAKRLSMLARTDKGEEIRRYFLECERKAQQQLSPVLLSVEQVLLQQAHALVEQGNLLAQLRAEVESIKGSSGLIRPSVIPPHLKRTPSLTNPPKRPASDLRQAVKHRVNEYCGYHGAEQGETYNYLYKRLNEVWSINVYRLIRLSGESMLDAIERYGHLDKIHGLIMAELKYVEE; from the coding sequence ATGAACGACCTCATCCGAATTACCAACAACGAACAAGGTTCGTCGGTGGTAGCCTCCGCTCGAGAGTTGTATGACTTCTTAGGGTTCGACCCTTCGCAATGGTCGCGCTGGTCGAAAAAGAACATCATTAATAATCCCTACGGCAAAGAGGGTGAAGACTGGGAGGGGTTCGACCTAGTGTCGAGCGGTAATGCGACAAAGGATTTCCATTTGACAGTGGATTTTGCCAAACGCCTGTCCATGCTTGCCCGAACCGATAAAGGGGAGGAAATCCGACGGTACTTCTTGGAGTGTGAACGGAAAGCCCAACAACAGCTTTCTCCGGTTTTACTGTCAGTGGAACAGGTTTTACTGCAACAGGCCCATGCGTTGGTGGAGCAGGGCAATCTACTGGCTCAACTACGGGCGGAGGTGGAAAGTATAAAAGGGAGTTCGGGCCTAATTCGCCCATCGGTTATTCCTCCTCACCTAAAACGTACCCCTTCGCTGACCAATCCCCCCAAACGACCTGCTTCGGATTTGCGGCAAGCGGTGAAGCATCGGGTAAACGAGTACTGTGGGTATCATGGAGCCGAACAGGGAGAAACCTACAATTACCTGTATAAGCGGCTTAACGAGGTGTGGAGTATTAACGTATACCGCTTGATCCGCTTGAGTGGAGAATCCATGCTGGATGCCATTGAGCGCTATGGGCATTTAGACAAAATCCACGGCTTAATAATGGCGGAACTCAAGTACGTGGAGGAATGA